In Mastomys coucha isolate ucsf_1 unplaced genomic scaffold, UCSF_Mcou_1 pScaffold5, whole genome shotgun sequence, one genomic interval encodes:
- the Camta2 gene encoding calmodulin-binding transcription activator 2 isoform X6 translates to MGFHPLSIPGHLAEPAQRASSSSHLLLERAEAQAGARAVEGICTHSPSPRPLRPGVTLPPGTFTMNTKDTTEVAENSRHLKIFLPKKLLECLPRCPLLPPERLRWNTNEEIASYLITFEKHDEWLSCAPKTRPQNGSIILYNRKKVKYRKDGYLWKKRKDGKTTREDHMKLKVQGMENPDIVLVHYLNVPALEDCGKGCSPIFCSISSDRREWLKWSREELLGQLKPMFHGIKWSCGNGAEEFSVEQLVQQILDTHPTKPAPRTHACLCSGGLGSGSLTHKCSSTKHRIISPKVEPRALTLASISHSKPPEPPPLIAPLPPELPKAHTSPSSSSSSSSSSSGFAEPLEIRPSPPTSRGGSSRGGTAILLLTGLEQRAGGLTPTRHLAPQAEPRPPVSLAVVVGSEPSAPPAPPSPAFDPDRFLNSPQRGQTYGGGQGVNPDFPEAEGTHTPCPALEPAAALEPQAAARGLPPQLGASGRKGNKFFIQDDDSGEELKGPGTVPPVPSPPPSSPSSPAALPPSGRATRGEALFGGSAGGTSELEPFSLSSFPDLMGELISDDAPGAPAPTPQLSPALNTITDFSPEWSYPEGGVKVLITGPWTEATEHYSCVFDHIAVPASLVQPGVLRCYCPAHEVGLVSLQVAGREGPLSASVLFEYRARRFLSLPSTQLDWLSLDDSQFRMSILERLEQMEKRMAEIAAAGQAPGQGPEAPPIQDEGQGPGFEARVVVLVESMIPRSTWRGPERLIHGSPFRGMSLLHLAAAQGYARLIETLSQWRSVETGSLDLEQEVDPLNVDHFSCTPLMWACALGHLEAAVLLFCWNRQALSIPDSLGRLPLSVAHSRGHVRLARCLEELQRQELSVEHPLALSPPSSSPDTGLSSVSSPSELSDGTFSVTSAYSSAPDGSPPPAPLLASDISMEMIPGQLSSGAPETPLLLMDYEATNSKESAPSPAGLPLAQDDRAAAEDANSLPAVDVIPVDMISLAKQIIEATPERIKREDFSELPEAGASPREHTGTVGLSETMSWLASYLENVDHFPSSAPPSELPFERGRLAIPPAPSWAEFLSASTSGKMESDFALLTLSDHEQRELYEAARVIQTAFRKYKGRRLKEQQEVAAAVIQRCYRKYKQFALYKKMTQAAILIQSKFRSYYEQKRFQQSRRAAVLIQQHYRSYRRRPGPPHRPSGPLPARNKGTFLTKKQDQAARKIMRFLRRCRHRMRELKQNQELEGLPQPGLAT, encoded by the exons ATGGGCTTCCACCCCCTCTCCATCCCCGGACACCTGGCAGAACCCGCGCAGAGAGCCTCCTCCAGCTCCCATCTGTTACTCGAGAGGGCGGAGGCTCAGGCTGGAGCCAGAGCAGTAGAGGGGATATG CacacactccccctccccccggcCCCTCAGGCCGGGGGTGACCTTGCCCCCTGGAACCTTCACCATGAATACCAAGGACACCACTGAGGTTGCTG AGAATAGCCGCCACTTGAAGATCTTCCTCCCTAAGAAACTGCTGGAGTGTCTTCCTCGATGCCCACTGCTGCCTCCAGAGCGGCTCCGATGGAATACAAATGAG GAGATTGCGTCCTACCTGATCACCTTTGAGAAACACGATGAGTGGCTGTCTTGTGCCCCAAAGACAAG GCCTCAAAATGGCTCCATTATCCTCTACAATCGTAAGAAGGTGAAATACCGGAAGGATGGCTACCTTTGGAAGAAGCGGAAGGATGGGAAGACTACCCGAgaggaccacatgaaactcaaggtCCAGGGCATGGAG AACCCTGACATCGTCCTTGTGCACTACCTGAACGTCCCAGCTCTGGAGGATTGTGGAAAGGGCTGTAGCCCCATCTTTTGTTCCATCAGTAGCGACCGGCGAGAATGGCTGAAGTGGTCACGTGAGGAGCTACTGGGACAGCTGAAGCCCATGT TTCATGGCATCAAGTGGAGCTGTGGGAATGGGGCAGAGGAATTTTCCGTGGAACAGTTGGTGCAACAGATCTTGGACACCCACCCAACCAAGCCAGCACCCAGAACCCATGCTTGTCTCTGTAGTGGGGGCCTTG GTTCTGGGAGCCTTACCCACAAATGCAGTAGCACGAAACATCGCATCATCTCTCCCAAAGTGGAGCCTCGAGCTTTAACCCTGGCTTCTATATCCCACTCCAAGCCCCCTGAGCCTCCACCACTGATAGCTCCACTTCCTCCAGAGCTCCCCAAGGCACATACCTCCccgtcttcctcctcttcctcctcctcctcctcctcaggatTTGCAGAACCCCTAGAAATCAGACCTAGCCCTCCTACCTCTCGAGGGGGTTCCTCAAGAGGAGGCACTGCCATCCTCCTCCTAACAGGACTAGAGCAGCGTGCTGGGGGCCTGACACCCACCAGGCACTTGGCTCCGCAGGCTGAACCTAGACCTCCTGTGAGCTTGGCTGTGGTTGTAGGTTCTGAGCCTTCTGCCCCACCAGctcctcccagccctgccttTGACCCCGATCGTTTTCTCAACAGCCCCCAAAGGGGCCAGACATATGGAGGGGGCCAAGGAGTAAACCCAGACTTCCCTGAGGCCGAGGGCACTCACACTCCCTGTCCTGCCCTGGAACCTGCTGCTGCCCTGGAGCCTCAGGCAGCTGCTCGAGGTCTCCCTCCACAGTTGGGAGCAAGcgggagaaaaggaaacaaatttttTATCCAAGATGATGATAGTGGGGAGGAACTCAAGGGTCCAGGAACGGTGCCACCTGTACCTTCACCCCCTCCTTCATCCCCATCCTCCCCAGCCGCCTTGCCGCCTTCAGGCAGGGCAACAAGAGGAGAAGCCTTGTTTGGAGGCTCTGCTGGCGGCACCAGTGAGCTGGAGCCCTTCAGTCTTTCATCATTCCCAGACCTTATGGGAGAACTCATCAGTGATGACGCTCCAGGTGCCCCTGCCCCAACTCCccagctctctcctgctcttAACACCATCACAGATTTTTCCCCAGAGTGGTCCTACCCAGAG GGTGGGGTCAAGGTGCTCATCACCGGTCCTTGGACGGAGGCCACAGAGCATTACTCCTGTGTCTTCGATCACATCGCAGTGCCAGCCTCCCTGGTCCAGCCTGGTGTCTTACGCTGCTACTGTCCTG CCCATGAGGTAGGGCTGGTGTCTTTGCAGGTGGCAGGGCGGGAAGGccccctctctgcttctgtgctCTTTGAGTATCGAGCCCGCCGGTTCCTGTCTCTACCTAGTACACAGCTTGACTGGTTGTCACTGGATG ACAGCCAGTTCCGGATGTCCATCCTAGAGCGGCTGGAGCAGATGGAGAAGAGGATGGCAGAGATTGCAGCAGCTGGGCAGGCACCTGGTCAGGGTCCAGAGGCTCCTCCAATTCAG GATGAAGGCCAGGGCCCTGGCTTCGAGGCACGGGTGGTGGTCTTGGTAGAGAGCATGATCCCACGGTCCACTTGGAGGGGTCCTGAGCGTCTGATCCATGGAAGCCCCTTTCGGGGCATGAGCCTTCTGCATCTGGCTGCTGCACAGGGCTACGCTCGGCTCATTGAAACTCTGAGCCAGTGGCG GAGTGTGGAAACAGGAAGCTTGGACTTAGAGCAAGAGGTTGACCCACTCAATGTGGACCATTTCTCTTGCACGCCTCTG ATGTGGGCTTGTGCTCTGGGACACTTAGAAGCTGCTGTGCTGCTTTTCTGTTGGAACCGACAAGCACTGAGCATTCCTGACTCTTTGGGCCGGCTACCCCTATCTGTGGCTCATTCTCGGGGTCACGTGCGCCTCGCCCGCTGCCTTGAGGAactgcagaggcaggagcttTCAGTTGAGCACCCACTAGCTCTATCCCCACCATCCTCTAGCCCAGACACTG GCCTGAGCAGTGTCTCTTCACCCTCGGAGCTGTCAGATGGCACTTTCTCTGTGACATCAGCCTACTCAAGTGCCCCAGACGGCAgtcctccccctgctcctctgctggcctctgacaTTTCTATGGAGATGATCCCAGGCCAGCTTTCTTCTGGTGCCCCTGAGACACCCTTACTCCTCATGGACTACGAAGCCACTAACTCCAAAGAGTCTGCTCCCTCCCCTGCTGGCCTCCCACTAGCCCAGGATGATAGGGCTGCTGCAGAGGACGCTAACAGCCTACCAGCTGTGGATGTGATCCCG GTGGACATGATCTCACTGGCCAAGCAGATCATCGAAGCCACACCCGAGCGGATTAAGCGAGAGGACTTCTCAGAGTTACCTGAAGCTGGAGCCTCACCAAGGGAGCACACAGGCACTGTGGGGCTCAGTGAGACCATGTCCTGGCTAGCCAGTTACCTGGAGAATGTGGACCATTTCCCCAGCTCAGCTCCTCCTAG TGAGCTGCCCTTTGAACGAGGTCGCCTAGCTATCCCTCCAGCACCTTCCTGGGCAGAGTTTCTCTCTGCATCTACCAGTGGCAAGATGGAAAGTGACTTTGCCCTGCTGACACTCTCAGATCATGAGCAGCGGGAACTGTATGAGGCAGCACGAGTCATCCAGACAGCTTTCCGAAAGTACAAG GGTCGGAGGTTGAAGGAGCAGCAGGAGGTAGCCGCAGCGGTGATCCAACGTTGTTATCGGAAGTACAAGCAG TTTGCACTCTATAAGAAAATGACCCAGGCGGCCATCCTGATTCAGAGCAAGTTCCGAAGCTACTATGAACAGAAGAGGTTCCAGCAGAGCCGCCGAGCAGCCGTGCTTATCCAGCAGCACTACCGCTCCTACCGCCGCAGGCCCGGGCCTCCTCACCGGCCCTCAGGCCCCCTTCCTGCTCGAAACAA GGGCACCTTTCTCACCAAGAAGCAAGACCAGGCAGCCCGAAAAATAATGAGGTTCCTGCGGCGCTGCCGACACAG
- the Camta2 gene encoding calmodulin-binding transcription activator 2 isoform X5 — protein MGFHPLSIPGHLAEPAQRASSSSHLLLERAEAQAGARAVEGICTHSPSPRPLRPGVTLPPGTFTMNTKDTTEVAENSRHLKIFLPKKLLECLPRCPLLPPERLRWNTNEEIASYLITFEKHDEWLSCAPKTRPQNGSIILYNRKKVKYRKDGYLWKKRKDGKTTREDHMKLKVQGMENPDIVLVHYLNVPALEDCGKGCSPIFCSISSDRREWLKWSREELLGQLKPMFHGIKWSCGNGAEEFSVEQLVQQILDTHPTKPAPRTHACLCSGGLGSGSLTHKCSSTKHRIISPKVEPRALTLASISHSKPPEPPPLIAPLPPELPKAHTSPSSSSSSSSSSSGFAEPLEIRPSPPTSRGGSSRGGTAILLLTGLEQRAGGLTPTRHLAPQAEPRPPVSLAVVVGSEPSAPPAPPSPAFDPDRFLNSPQRGQTYGGGQGVNPDFPEAEGTHTPCPALEPAAALEPQAAARGLPPQLGASGRKGNKFFIQDDDSGEELKGPGTVPPVPSPPPSSPSSPAALPPSGRATRGEALFGGSAGGTSELEPFSLSSFPDLMGELISDDAPGAPAPTPQLSPALNTITDFSPEWSYPEGGVKVLITGPWTEATEHYSCVFDHIAVPASLVQPGVLRCYCPAHEVGLVSLQVAGREGPLSASVLFEYRARRFLSLPSTQLDWLSLDDSQFRMSILERLEQMEKRMAEIAAAGQAPGQGPEAPPIQDEGQGPGFEARVVVLVESMIPRSTWRGPERLIHGSPFRGMSLLHLAAAQGYARLIETLSQWRSVETGSLDLEQEVDPLNVDHFSCTPLMWACALGHLEAAVLLFCWNRQALSIPDSLGRLPLSVAHSRGHVRLARCLEELQRQELSVEHPLALSPPSSSPDTGLSSVSSPSELSDGTFSVTSAYSSAPDGSPPPAPLLASDISMEMIPGQLSSGAPETPLLLMDYEATNSKESAPSPAGLPLAQDDRAAAEDANSLPAVDVIPVDMISLAKQIIEATPERIKREDFSELPEAGASPREHTGTVGLSETMSWLASYLENVDHFPSSAPPSELPFERGRLAIPPAPSWAEFLSASTSGKMESDFALLTLSDHEQRELYEAARVIQTAFRKYKGRRLKEQQEVAAAVIQRCYRKYKQLTWIALKFALYKKMTQAAILIQSKFRSYYEQKRFQQSRRAAVLIQQHYRSYRRRPGPPHRPSGPLPARNKGTFLTKKQDQAARKIMRFLRRCRHRMRELKQNQELEGLPQPGLAT, from the exons ATGGGCTTCCACCCCCTCTCCATCCCCGGACACCTGGCAGAACCCGCGCAGAGAGCCTCCTCCAGCTCCCATCTGTTACTCGAGAGGGCGGAGGCTCAGGCTGGAGCCAGAGCAGTAGAGGGGATATG CacacactccccctccccccggcCCCTCAGGCCGGGGGTGACCTTGCCCCCTGGAACCTTCACCATGAATACCAAGGACACCACTGAGGTTGCTG AGAATAGCCGCCACTTGAAGATCTTCCTCCCTAAGAAACTGCTGGAGTGTCTTCCTCGATGCCCACTGCTGCCTCCAGAGCGGCTCCGATGGAATACAAATGAG GAGATTGCGTCCTACCTGATCACCTTTGAGAAACACGATGAGTGGCTGTCTTGTGCCCCAAAGACAAG GCCTCAAAATGGCTCCATTATCCTCTACAATCGTAAGAAGGTGAAATACCGGAAGGATGGCTACCTTTGGAAGAAGCGGAAGGATGGGAAGACTACCCGAgaggaccacatgaaactcaaggtCCAGGGCATGGAG AACCCTGACATCGTCCTTGTGCACTACCTGAACGTCCCAGCTCTGGAGGATTGTGGAAAGGGCTGTAGCCCCATCTTTTGTTCCATCAGTAGCGACCGGCGAGAATGGCTGAAGTGGTCACGTGAGGAGCTACTGGGACAGCTGAAGCCCATGT TTCATGGCATCAAGTGGAGCTGTGGGAATGGGGCAGAGGAATTTTCCGTGGAACAGTTGGTGCAACAGATCTTGGACACCCACCCAACCAAGCCAGCACCCAGAACCCATGCTTGTCTCTGTAGTGGGGGCCTTG GTTCTGGGAGCCTTACCCACAAATGCAGTAGCACGAAACATCGCATCATCTCTCCCAAAGTGGAGCCTCGAGCTTTAACCCTGGCTTCTATATCCCACTCCAAGCCCCCTGAGCCTCCACCACTGATAGCTCCACTTCCTCCAGAGCTCCCCAAGGCACATACCTCCccgtcttcctcctcttcctcctcctcctcctcctcaggatTTGCAGAACCCCTAGAAATCAGACCTAGCCCTCCTACCTCTCGAGGGGGTTCCTCAAGAGGAGGCACTGCCATCCTCCTCCTAACAGGACTAGAGCAGCGTGCTGGGGGCCTGACACCCACCAGGCACTTGGCTCCGCAGGCTGAACCTAGACCTCCTGTGAGCTTGGCTGTGGTTGTAGGTTCTGAGCCTTCTGCCCCACCAGctcctcccagccctgccttTGACCCCGATCGTTTTCTCAACAGCCCCCAAAGGGGCCAGACATATGGAGGGGGCCAAGGAGTAAACCCAGACTTCCCTGAGGCCGAGGGCACTCACACTCCCTGTCCTGCCCTGGAACCTGCTGCTGCCCTGGAGCCTCAGGCAGCTGCTCGAGGTCTCCCTCCACAGTTGGGAGCAAGcgggagaaaaggaaacaaatttttTATCCAAGATGATGATAGTGGGGAGGAACTCAAGGGTCCAGGAACGGTGCCACCTGTACCTTCACCCCCTCCTTCATCCCCATCCTCCCCAGCCGCCTTGCCGCCTTCAGGCAGGGCAACAAGAGGAGAAGCCTTGTTTGGAGGCTCTGCTGGCGGCACCAGTGAGCTGGAGCCCTTCAGTCTTTCATCATTCCCAGACCTTATGGGAGAACTCATCAGTGATGACGCTCCAGGTGCCCCTGCCCCAACTCCccagctctctcctgctcttAACACCATCACAGATTTTTCCCCAGAGTGGTCCTACCCAGAG GGTGGGGTCAAGGTGCTCATCACCGGTCCTTGGACGGAGGCCACAGAGCATTACTCCTGTGTCTTCGATCACATCGCAGTGCCAGCCTCCCTGGTCCAGCCTGGTGTCTTACGCTGCTACTGTCCTG CCCATGAGGTAGGGCTGGTGTCTTTGCAGGTGGCAGGGCGGGAAGGccccctctctgcttctgtgctCTTTGAGTATCGAGCCCGCCGGTTCCTGTCTCTACCTAGTACACAGCTTGACTGGTTGTCACTGGATG ACAGCCAGTTCCGGATGTCCATCCTAGAGCGGCTGGAGCAGATGGAGAAGAGGATGGCAGAGATTGCAGCAGCTGGGCAGGCACCTGGTCAGGGTCCAGAGGCTCCTCCAATTCAG GATGAAGGCCAGGGCCCTGGCTTCGAGGCACGGGTGGTGGTCTTGGTAGAGAGCATGATCCCACGGTCCACTTGGAGGGGTCCTGAGCGTCTGATCCATGGAAGCCCCTTTCGGGGCATGAGCCTTCTGCATCTGGCTGCTGCACAGGGCTACGCTCGGCTCATTGAAACTCTGAGCCAGTGGCG GAGTGTGGAAACAGGAAGCTTGGACTTAGAGCAAGAGGTTGACCCACTCAATGTGGACCATTTCTCTTGCACGCCTCTG ATGTGGGCTTGTGCTCTGGGACACTTAGAAGCTGCTGTGCTGCTTTTCTGTTGGAACCGACAAGCACTGAGCATTCCTGACTCTTTGGGCCGGCTACCCCTATCTGTGGCTCATTCTCGGGGTCACGTGCGCCTCGCCCGCTGCCTTGAGGAactgcagaggcaggagcttTCAGTTGAGCACCCACTAGCTCTATCCCCACCATCCTCTAGCCCAGACACTG GCCTGAGCAGTGTCTCTTCACCCTCGGAGCTGTCAGATGGCACTTTCTCTGTGACATCAGCCTACTCAAGTGCCCCAGACGGCAgtcctccccctgctcctctgctggcctctgacaTTTCTATGGAGATGATCCCAGGCCAGCTTTCTTCTGGTGCCCCTGAGACACCCTTACTCCTCATGGACTACGAAGCCACTAACTCCAAAGAGTCTGCTCCCTCCCCTGCTGGCCTCCCACTAGCCCAGGATGATAGGGCTGCTGCAGAGGACGCTAACAGCCTACCAGCTGTGGATGTGATCCCG GTGGACATGATCTCACTGGCCAAGCAGATCATCGAAGCCACACCCGAGCGGATTAAGCGAGAGGACTTCTCAGAGTTACCTGAAGCTGGAGCCTCACCAAGGGAGCACACAGGCACTGTGGGGCTCAGTGAGACCATGTCCTGGCTAGCCAGTTACCTGGAGAATGTGGACCATTTCCCCAGCTCAGCTCCTCCTAG TGAGCTGCCCTTTGAACGAGGTCGCCTAGCTATCCCTCCAGCACCTTCCTGGGCAGAGTTTCTCTCTGCATCTACCAGTGGCAAGATGGAAAGTGACTTTGCCCTGCTGACACTCTCAGATCATGAGCAGCGGGAACTGTATGAGGCAGCACGAGTCATCCAGACAGCTTTCCGAAAGTACAAG GGTCGGAGGTTGAAGGAGCAGCAGGAGGTAGCCGCAGCGGTGATCCAACGTTGTTATCGGAAGTACAAGCAG CTGACCTGGATTGCACTTAAG TTTGCACTCTATAAGAAAATGACCCAGGCGGCCATCCTGATTCAGAGCAAGTTCCGAAGCTACTATGAACAGAAGAGGTTCCAGCAGAGCCGCCGAGCAGCCGTGCTTATCCAGCAGCACTACCGCTCCTACCGCCGCAGGCCCGGGCCTCCTCACCGGCCCTCAGGCCCCCTTCCTGCTCGAAACAA GGGCACCTTTCTCACCAAGAAGCAAGACCAGGCAGCCCGAAAAATAATGAGGTTCCTGCGGCGCTGCCGACACAG
- the Camta2 gene encoding calmodulin-binding transcription activator 2 isoform X1, with translation MGFHPLSIPGHLAEPAQRASSSSHLLLERAEAQAGARAVEGICTHSPSPRPLRPGVTLPPGTFTMNTKDTTEVAENSRHLKIFLPKKLLECLPRCPLLPPERLRWNTNEEIASYLITFEKHDEWLSCAPKTRPQNGSIILYNRKKVKYRKDGYLWKKRKDGKTTREDHMKLKVQGMEPVSWQCLYGCYVHSSIVPTFHRRCYWLLQNPDIVLVHYLNVPALEDCGKGCSPIFCSISSDRREWLKWSREELLGQLKPMFHGIKWSCGNGAEEFSVEQLVQQILDTHPTKPAPRTHACLCSGGLGSGSLTHKCSSTKHRIISPKVEPRALTLASISHSKPPEPPPLIAPLPPELPKAHTSPSSSSSSSSSSSGFAEPLEIRPSPPTSRGGSSRGGTAILLLTGLEQRAGGLTPTRHLAPQAEPRPPVSLAVVVGSEPSAPPAPPSPAFDPDRFLNSPQRGQTYGGGQGVNPDFPEAEGTHTPCPALEPAAALEPQAAARGLPPQLGASGRKGNKFFIQDDDSGEELKGPGTVPPVPSPPPSSPSSPAALPPSGRATRGEALFGGSAGGTSELEPFSLSSFPDLMGELISDDAPGAPAPTPQLSPALNTITDFSPEWSYPEGGVKVLITGPWTEATEHYSCVFDHIAVPASLVQPGVLRCYCPAHEVGLVSLQVAGREGPLSASVLFEYRARRFLSLPSTQLDWLSLDDSQFRMSILERLEQMEKRMAEIAAAGQAPGQGPEAPPIQDEGQGPGFEARVVVLVESMIPRSTWRGPERLIHGSPFRGMSLLHLAAAQGYARLIETLSQWRSVETGSLDLEQEVDPLNVDHFSCTPLMWACALGHLEAAVLLFCWNRQALSIPDSLGRLPLSVAHSRGHVRLARCLEELQRQELSVEHPLALSPPSSSPDTGLSSVSSPSELSDGTFSVTSAYSSAPDGSPPPAPLLASDISMEMIPGQLSSGAPETPLLLMDYEATNSKESAPSPAGLPLAQDDRAAAEDANSLPAVDVIPVDMISLAKQIIEATPERIKREDFSELPEAGASPREHTGTVGLSETMSWLASYLENVDHFPSSAPPSELPFERGRLAIPPAPSWAEFLSASTSGKMESDFALLTLSDHEQRELYEAARVIQTAFRKYKGRRLKEQQEVAAAVIQRCYRKYKQLTWIALKFALYKKMTQAAILIQSKFRSYYEQKRFQQSRRAAVLIQQHYRSYRRRPGPPHRPSGPLPARNKGTFLTKKQDQAARKIMRFLRRCRHRMRELKQNQELEGLPQPGLAT, from the exons ATGGGCTTCCACCCCCTCTCCATCCCCGGACACCTGGCAGAACCCGCGCAGAGAGCCTCCTCCAGCTCCCATCTGTTACTCGAGAGGGCGGAGGCTCAGGCTGGAGCCAGAGCAGTAGAGGGGATATG CacacactccccctccccccggcCCCTCAGGCCGGGGGTGACCTTGCCCCCTGGAACCTTCACCATGAATACCAAGGACACCACTGAGGTTGCTG AGAATAGCCGCCACTTGAAGATCTTCCTCCCTAAGAAACTGCTGGAGTGTCTTCCTCGATGCCCACTGCTGCCTCCAGAGCGGCTCCGATGGAATACAAATGAG GAGATTGCGTCCTACCTGATCACCTTTGAGAAACACGATGAGTGGCTGTCTTGTGCCCCAAAGACAAG GCCTCAAAATGGCTCCATTATCCTCTACAATCGTAAGAAGGTGAAATACCGGAAGGATGGCTACCTTTGGAAGAAGCGGAAGGATGGGAAGACTACCCGAgaggaccacatgaaactcaaggtCCAGGGCATGGAG cctgtcTCCTGGCAGTGTCTCTATGGCTGCTACGTTCACTCTTCCATCGTCCCCACATTCCATCGGCGCTGCTATTGGCTGCTCCAG AACCCTGACATCGTCCTTGTGCACTACCTGAACGTCCCAGCTCTGGAGGATTGTGGAAAGGGCTGTAGCCCCATCTTTTGTTCCATCAGTAGCGACCGGCGAGAATGGCTGAAGTGGTCACGTGAGGAGCTACTGGGACAGCTGAAGCCCATGT TTCATGGCATCAAGTGGAGCTGTGGGAATGGGGCAGAGGAATTTTCCGTGGAACAGTTGGTGCAACAGATCTTGGACACCCACCCAACCAAGCCAGCACCCAGAACCCATGCTTGTCTCTGTAGTGGGGGCCTTG GTTCTGGGAGCCTTACCCACAAATGCAGTAGCACGAAACATCGCATCATCTCTCCCAAAGTGGAGCCTCGAGCTTTAACCCTGGCTTCTATATCCCACTCCAAGCCCCCTGAGCCTCCACCACTGATAGCTCCACTTCCTCCAGAGCTCCCCAAGGCACATACCTCCccgtcttcctcctcttcctcctcctcctcctcctcaggatTTGCAGAACCCCTAGAAATCAGACCTAGCCCTCCTACCTCTCGAGGGGGTTCCTCAAGAGGAGGCACTGCCATCCTCCTCCTAACAGGACTAGAGCAGCGTGCTGGGGGCCTGACACCCACCAGGCACTTGGCTCCGCAGGCTGAACCTAGACCTCCTGTGAGCTTGGCTGTGGTTGTAGGTTCTGAGCCTTCTGCCCCACCAGctcctcccagccctgccttTGACCCCGATCGTTTTCTCAACAGCCCCCAAAGGGGCCAGACATATGGAGGGGGCCAAGGAGTAAACCCAGACTTCCCTGAGGCCGAGGGCACTCACACTCCCTGTCCTGCCCTGGAACCTGCTGCTGCCCTGGAGCCTCAGGCAGCTGCTCGAGGTCTCCCTCCACAGTTGGGAGCAAGcgggagaaaaggaaacaaatttttTATCCAAGATGATGATAGTGGGGAGGAACTCAAGGGTCCAGGAACGGTGCCACCTGTACCTTCACCCCCTCCTTCATCCCCATCCTCCCCAGCCGCCTTGCCGCCTTCAGGCAGGGCAACAAGAGGAGAAGCCTTGTTTGGAGGCTCTGCTGGCGGCACCAGTGAGCTGGAGCCCTTCAGTCTTTCATCATTCCCAGACCTTATGGGAGAACTCATCAGTGATGACGCTCCAGGTGCCCCTGCCCCAACTCCccagctctctcctgctcttAACACCATCACAGATTTTTCCCCAGAGTGGTCCTACCCAGAG GGTGGGGTCAAGGTGCTCATCACCGGTCCTTGGACGGAGGCCACAGAGCATTACTCCTGTGTCTTCGATCACATCGCAGTGCCAGCCTCCCTGGTCCAGCCTGGTGTCTTACGCTGCTACTGTCCTG CCCATGAGGTAGGGCTGGTGTCTTTGCAGGTGGCAGGGCGGGAAGGccccctctctgcttctgtgctCTTTGAGTATCGAGCCCGCCGGTTCCTGTCTCTACCTAGTACACAGCTTGACTGGTTGTCACTGGATG ACAGCCAGTTCCGGATGTCCATCCTAGAGCGGCTGGAGCAGATGGAGAAGAGGATGGCAGAGATTGCAGCAGCTGGGCAGGCACCTGGTCAGGGTCCAGAGGCTCCTCCAATTCAG GATGAAGGCCAGGGCCCTGGCTTCGAGGCACGGGTGGTGGTCTTGGTAGAGAGCATGATCCCACGGTCCACTTGGAGGGGTCCTGAGCGTCTGATCCATGGAAGCCCCTTTCGGGGCATGAGCCTTCTGCATCTGGCTGCTGCACAGGGCTACGCTCGGCTCATTGAAACTCTGAGCCAGTGGCG GAGTGTGGAAACAGGAAGCTTGGACTTAGAGCAAGAGGTTGACCCACTCAATGTGGACCATTTCTCTTGCACGCCTCTG ATGTGGGCTTGTGCTCTGGGACACTTAGAAGCTGCTGTGCTGCTTTTCTGTTGGAACCGACAAGCACTGAGCATTCCTGACTCTTTGGGCCGGCTACCCCTATCTGTGGCTCATTCTCGGGGTCACGTGCGCCTCGCCCGCTGCCTTGAGGAactgcagaggcaggagcttTCAGTTGAGCACCCACTAGCTCTATCCCCACCATCCTCTAGCCCAGACACTG GCCTGAGCAGTGTCTCTTCACCCTCGGAGCTGTCAGATGGCACTTTCTCTGTGACATCAGCCTACTCAAGTGCCCCAGACGGCAgtcctccccctgctcctctgctggcctctgacaTTTCTATGGAGATGATCCCAGGCCAGCTTTCTTCTGGTGCCCCTGAGACACCCTTACTCCTCATGGACTACGAAGCCACTAACTCCAAAGAGTCTGCTCCCTCCCCTGCTGGCCTCCCACTAGCCCAGGATGATAGGGCTGCTGCAGAGGACGCTAACAGCCTACCAGCTGTGGATGTGATCCCG GTGGACATGATCTCACTGGCCAAGCAGATCATCGAAGCCACACCCGAGCGGATTAAGCGAGAGGACTTCTCAGAGTTACCTGAAGCTGGAGCCTCACCAAGGGAGCACACAGGCACTGTGGGGCTCAGTGAGACCATGTCCTGGCTAGCCAGTTACCTGGAGAATGTGGACCATTTCCCCAGCTCAGCTCCTCCTAG TGAGCTGCCCTTTGAACGAGGTCGCCTAGCTATCCCTCCAGCACCTTCCTGGGCAGAGTTTCTCTCTGCATCTACCAGTGGCAAGATGGAAAGTGACTTTGCCCTGCTGACACTCTCAGATCATGAGCAGCGGGAACTGTATGAGGCAGCACGAGTCATCCAGACAGCTTTCCGAAAGTACAAG GGTCGGAGGTTGAAGGAGCAGCAGGAGGTAGCCGCAGCGGTGATCCAACGTTGTTATCGGAAGTACAAGCAG CTGACCTGGATTGCACTTAAG TTTGCACTCTATAAGAAAATGACCCAGGCGGCCATCCTGATTCAGAGCAAGTTCCGAAGCTACTATGAACAGAAGAGGTTCCAGCAGAGCCGCCGAGCAGCCGTGCTTATCCAGCAGCACTACCGCTCCTACCGCCGCAGGCCCGGGCCTCCTCACCGGCCCTCAGGCCCCCTTCCTGCTCGAAACAA GGGCACCTTTCTCACCAAGAAGCAAGACCAGGCAGCCCGAAAAATAATGAGGTTCCTGCGGCGCTGCCGACACAG